The Myxosarcina sp. GI1 genome has a segment encoding these proteins:
- a CDS encoding PhnD/SsuA/transferrin family substrate-binding protein, with translation MAITRPNYRSVIAVHADSGIKSLSDLKGKTIAMSDLGSTSGQLGPTKILVDAGLQPEADIEIKMLGDADLQAFQNEDVAAWGGSALDYDRFMQAKSLKSESYPIIKNGDLLPSDVFIASSDLDTEYVAELRDRMVENQDKLIDAIVAVEANEKYQGSELVEAKDADYDPIREAYQAIGVNDFTEFVGE, from the coding sequence ATTGCCATTACTCGCCCTAACTATCGTTCGGTAATAGCGGTACACGCAGACAGTGGAATCAAATCTCTCAGCGACCTCAAAGGTAAAACCATTGCCATGTCCGATCTTGGTTCTACTAGCGGACAGTTGGGACCAACTAAAATCTTAGTTGATGCGGGTTTGCAACCAGAAGCAGACATCGAAATAAAAATGCTAGGGGATGCCGATTTACAGGCATTTCAAAATGAAGATGTTGCAGCTTGGGGTGGTTCGGCTTTAGATTACGATCGCTTTATGCAAGCTAAAAGCCTCAAGTCAGAAAGTTATCCGATTATTAAAAATGGCGATCTTTTACCCAGCGATGTCTTTATTGCCAGTAGCGATTTAGATACCGAATACGTCGCCGAACTTCGCGATCGCATGGTAGAAAACCAGGATAAATTAATTGACGCTATTGTGGCGGTTGAAGCAAATGAAAAATATCAGGGTTCAGAACTTGTCGAAGCAAAAGATGCCGATTACGATCCTATCCGCGAAGCGTATCAGGCGATCGGCGTTAATGATTTTACCGAATTTGTCGGTGAATAG
- the phnC gene encoding phosphonate ABC transporter ATP-binding protein, which produces MLSLKISELTKTYANGTVALERINFTTEPGEGIVLLGANGSGKSTLLRCILGLEAATSGEIWLEGKQLSRLNSRQLRKMRSQIGMVFQKFHLVGSLSAFHNVLHGALGRSTSPRYWFPATAPTKERKRAMECLERVNLAHLAQQRADTLSGGQQQRVAIARTLMQNPQLILVDEPVASLDPQAGKEVMDLLWSIVREQQLTVICTLHQLEIAKQYGDRIIGLRGGKIQLDTAIDRLTEKDLTMLYQSSQNLSQTQIQDRANVHSSPTG; this is translated from the coding sequence ATGTTATCGCTGAAAATTAGCGAACTGACTAAAACATACGCCAACGGTACAGTTGCATTAGAGCGGATAAATTTCACCACCGAACCAGGAGAAGGCATTGTACTTTTAGGGGCAAACGGTTCGGGAAAATCTACTCTACTGCGCTGTATCTTGGGCTTGGAAGCGGCGACATCGGGAGAAATTTGGCTAGAAGGAAAGCAACTATCGCGTCTTAATTCCAGACAACTTCGTAAGATGCGATCGCAGATAGGAATGGTGTTTCAAAAGTTCCATTTAGTCGGTAGTCTGTCAGCTTTTCACAATGTTCTTCACGGTGCACTAGGACGCAGCACCAGCCCTCGCTATTGGTTTCCCGCTACCGCACCAACCAAAGAACGCAAACGAGCGATGGAGTGTTTGGAACGGGTAAATTTAGCACATTTAGCCCAGCAACGAGCCGATACCCTCTCTGGCGGACAGCAGCAAAGAGTAGCGATCGCTAGAACTTTAATGCAAAATCCCCAACTGATTTTAGTTGACGAACCAGTAGCCAGCCTAGATCCTCAAGCTGGCAAAGAGGTTATGGATTTGCTTTGGTCGATTGTCAGAGAACAGCAGTTAACCGTTATCTGTACCTTACATCAGCTAGAAATAGCCAAACAATACGGCGATCGCATCATTGGTTTGCGCGGTGGAAAAATTCAACTTGATACTGCTATCGACCGCCTTACGGAAAAAGATTTAACCATGCTGTATCAATCTTCTCAAAATTTATCTCAAACTCAAATCCAGGATAGGGCGAATGTCCATTCGTCCCCTACAGGTTAA
- the phnC gene encoding phosphonate ABC transporter ATP-binding protein, producing the protein MTNTIAIEVKNLTKSFKGKVALDEVSFAANKGEMLALVGASGSGKSTLLRNLNGLQIADAGIVKIFDTLLQNSGKNHSRIRRLRSQIGFIFQQFNLVGRLTVLENVSIGNLAKVSLTRSLFRQFSKREKARALAALQRVGILEQAYQRASTLSGGQQQRVAIAKCLVQGAKIILADEPIASLDPESARKVMELLCELNSEGITVVTSLHQVQMVRQYFPRAIALRDGRVMFDGAVAELDDKRLTSIYGSAVDELVLRGHGEVSGDENLLVKAHAENF; encoded by the coding sequence TTGACTAATACCATAGCGATAGAAGTTAAAAATTTAACTAAAAGCTTTAAAGGTAAAGTAGCTTTAGATGAGGTTAGCTTTGCTGCAAATAAGGGGGAAATGCTGGCTCTCGTTGGTGCTTCTGGTTCTGGTAAATCGACTTTATTGCGTAATCTCAATGGTTTGCAGATTGCCGATGCGGGAATAGTTAAAATCTTTGATACTCTACTGCAAAATAGCGGTAAGAATCATTCACGAATTCGTCGTCTGCGGAGTCAAATTGGCTTTATTTTCCAGCAGTTTAATTTGGTCGGCAGACTAACCGTTTTAGAAAATGTTTCGATCGGCAATTTAGCTAAAGTTTCCCTAACGCGATCGCTTTTTCGTCAATTTAGCAAACGGGAAAAAGCTCGGGCTTTAGCGGCTTTACAGCGAGTCGGTATTCTCGAACAGGCTTACCAGAGGGCATCTACACTATCTGGCGGACAGCAACAGCGTGTGGCGATCGCTAAATGTTTGGTACAGGGAGCAAAAATTATTCTCGCCGATGAACCCATAGCCTCACTAGATCCCGAATCAGCCAGAAAGGTAATGGAATTACTCTGCGAACTAAACAGCGAAGGCATTACCGTAGTTACTTCTCTCCATCAGGTGCAAATGGTCAGACAGTATTTTCCTAGAGCGATCGCTCTGCGGGATGGGCGAGTCATGTTTGATGGTGCGGTAGCAGAATTAGACGATAAACGACTTACCAGCATCTATGGTTCGGCAGTAGATGAACTGGTATTGCGAGGACATGGAGAGGTCAGTGGCGATGAAAATTTATTAGTCAAAGCTCACGCCGAAAATTTTTAA
- the phnD gene encoding phosphonate ABC transporter substrate-binding protein: protein MKRRSFIKTTSIFAGSIAATRLLSSSAKAQEIKELNFGIISTESQANQKPIWEPFISAMSEQLGMPVKAFYATQYAGVIEAMRFGQVQLAWYGGKSYIEAAKIADAEVFAQTVNEDGTKGYYSHLIMNKNNPRVTEAKELGGDNFVVQNAADLTFAFNDPNSTSGYLVPSYYVFAKNGVNPKTAFERLIFAGNHEATALAVANEQVDVATNNSESLSRLEKTNPQARENIEVVWTSTLIPSDPIAWRKDLPEDLKTQVKDFFYSYKDESVLGPLEWAGFDAAADNIWNPIRELDIGEKILAIQANDNLPQSEKDKQIAELNQQLEAIE from the coding sequence ATGAAAAGACGCTCATTTATTAAAACTACTTCTATATTTGCTGGTTCGATTGCAGCAACCAGGTTGTTATCTAGTTCTGCCAAGGCACAAGAAATTAAAGAACTAAACTTTGGCATTATCTCCACCGAATCTCAAGCTAATCAAAAACCAATTTGGGAACCTTTTATTTCGGCAATGTCGGAACAGTTGGGAATGCCAGTTAAAGCTTTTTATGCTACCCAATATGCAGGAGTAATTGAAGCAATGCGTTTTGGACAGGTGCAGTTAGCTTGGTATGGCGGTAAATCTTACATCGAAGCTGCTAAGATCGCCGATGCGGAAGTATTTGCCCAAACTGTTAACGAAGATGGAACCAAGGGTTATTATTCTCATTTAATTATGAATAAAAATAACCCTAGAGTTACAGAAGCCAAAGAACTTGGTGGTGATAATTTTGTAGTGCAAAACGCTGCCGATCTAACTTTTGCCTTTAACGATCCCAACTCCACTTCTGGCTACTTAGTTCCTAGCTACTATGTCTTTGCTAAAAATGGAGTCAACCCCAAAACAGCTTTTGAACGTTTGATATTTGCAGGCAATCATGAGGCTACTGCCTTAGCCGTAGCTAACGAACAGGTAGATGTAGCCACCAACAACAGCGAGTCTCTCAGCCGTTTGGAGAAAACTAATCCTCAAGCCAGAGAAAATATCGAAGTTGTCTGGACTTCTACTTTGATTCCCAGCGATCCCATTGCCTGGCGCAAAGATTTACCCGAAGATCTTAAAACTCAAGTCAAAGACTTTTTCTACAGCTACAAAGATGAATCCGTACTCGGACCTTTAGAGTGGGCTGGATTCGATGCTGCTGCGGATAATATTTGGAATCCCATTCGCGAATTAGACATCGGTGAGAAAATTTTAGCTATTCAAGCTAACGATAATTTGCCTCAATCAGAAAAAGACAAGCAAATTGCCGAATTAAATCAACAGTTAGAAGCGATTGAATAA
- a CDS encoding type II toxin-antitoxin system HicB family antitoxin, with protein sequence MCDRETGDWAVWCPELPGCVSCGETEQEALQNILEAIELYLEPSEIELESGAIIREVTV encoded by the coding sequence ATTTGCGATCGCGAAACTGGAGACTGGGCGGTTTGGTGTCCCGAACTTCCTGGGTGTGTTTCTTGTGGCGAAACAGAACAGGAAGCTTTGCAAAACATTTTGGAAGCTATTGAATTATATCTTGAGCCTAGCGAGATTGAGCTTGAATCTGGTGCAATAATTCGCGAGGTAACTGTATAA
- a CDS encoding O-methyltransferase, with amino-acid sequence MNPELFAEVDRYIGDLLAPQDDALSATIESLGREGIPQHSVSPNQGKMLQILALVCNAKNILEIGTLGGYSTIWLARALPDDGRLISLECDRHHAKVARKNIARSGLESKVEVRLGKALELLPQIEAEIKIPFDFVFIDADKPPYVEYFQWAVKLVRPGGLIVADNVIREGKILDRHSKDEKVLGVRRFNQMLASNIDVTASILQTIGIKGHDGMAIAVVNRK; translated from the coding sequence ATGAATCCAGAACTTTTTGCCGAAGTCGATCGCTACATTGGCGATCTGTTAGCACCTCAAGATGATGCGTTATCGGCAACTATAGAATCGCTAGGGCGTGAAGGAATACCACAGCATAGCGTATCGCCAAATCAGGGCAAAATGCTACAGATTCTGGCTTTAGTGTGTAATGCCAAAAATATTCTCGAAATTGGCACTTTAGGAGGCTACAGTACGATCTGGCTGGCAAGAGCATTACCCGATGATGGACGTTTGATAAGTTTAGAATGCGATCGCCATCATGCTAAAGTAGCACGTAAAAATATTGCGCGATCGGGTTTGGAATCTAAAGTAGAAGTTCGACTCGGCAAGGCATTAGAATTATTACCCCAAATAGAAGCAGAAATTAAAATACCATTTGATTTTGTTTTTATCGATGCCGATAAGCCACCTTACGTAGAATACTTTCAATGGGCAGTAAAGTTAGTTCGTCCTGGGGGATTAATTGTGGCGGATAATGTAATTCGAGAAGGAAAAATACTCGATCGCCACAGTAAAGATGAAAAAGTATTAGGAGTTCGGCGTTTTAATCAGATGTTGGCTAGCAATATTGATGTTACGGCTAGTATTCTGCAAACTATTGGAATTAAAGGTCATGATGGGATGGCAATTGCGGTTGTGAATCGTAAATAA
- the phnE gene encoding phosphonate ABC transporter, permease protein PhnE, with the protein MKSNSSRKLPKITPPPRWRKPSFTVWLGIGILIAFFLHGLYISNLTPERIYQGFFRLGEFLADAFPPKPDRLTNIISATIETFEMALVGTVFGAILSLPLSLLAAKNTSPNSVVYGLSRNFITLLRVIPDLVWGLLFIVVVGLGVGAGILAITVDVMGFCGKFFAERIEEIDPKPVEALRALGASEWGIIVGAIFPATMPSFVASTLYSLEASVRSAVVLGLVGAGGIGVELATSMQLLRYDEALMTIIVIFVVVLLVERVSSVIRKALM; encoded by the coding sequence ATGAAATCAAATTCTTCTCGTAAACTACCTAAAATCACACCACCGCCACGATGGCGTAAACCTTCTTTTACCGTTTGGCTTGGTATAGGTATCCTCATCGCTTTTTTTCTACATGGTTTGTATATCAGCAATCTAACCCCAGAGAGAATATACCAAGGTTTTTTTCGTTTGGGAGAATTTCTTGCCGATGCTTTTCCACCAAAACCAGATCGCTTGACAAATATCATTTCTGCCACTATCGAAACTTTTGAGATGGCACTGGTAGGAACGGTTTTCGGTGCAATACTAAGTTTGCCTTTATCTTTGTTAGCTGCCAAAAATACCAGTCCTAATTCGGTTGTGTATGGCTTGAGTCGCAATTTTATTACCCTGCTGCGAGTTATACCAGATTTAGTCTGGGGTTTGTTGTTTATCGTGGTAGTGGGATTGGGTGTCGGGGCGGGKATTCTGGCAATTACCGTTGATGTAATGGGTTTTTGCGGTAAGTTTTTTGCCGAACGCATTGAAGAAATTGACCCCAAGCCAGTAGAAGCTTTACGAGCATTAGGTGCATCAGAATGGGGAATTATCGTTGGGGCGATTTTTCCTGCAACCATGCCTTCTTTTGTGGCATCAACTTTATACTCTTTAGAAGCCTCGGTGCGCTCGGCAGTAGTTTTGGGTTTGGTTGGTGCTGGCGGTATCGGGGTAGAACTAGCTACCTCAATGCAGTTATTGCGCTATGACGAAGCCTTAATGACGATTATCGTGATTTTTGTCGTGGTTTTACTGGTAGAACGAGTATCGTCAGTTATTCGTAAAGCTTTGATGTAA
- a CDS encoding GNAT family N-acetyltransferase, with amino-acid sequence MINLRIATIADLKLLQYWDKQPHIIASLGDDDWGWEVELDRTPDWREQLIAELNDRPIGFIQIIDPAKEDSHYWGKVAENLRAIDIWIGKESNLGKGYGTKMMQLTLNRCFANRLVTAVLVDPLSSNTRAHRFYKRLGFKFVEQRRFGNDDCFVYCLKREDWQGETVTKF; translated from the coding sequence GTGATTAATCTACGCATTGCTACTATTGCCGATCTAAAATTATTGCAATATTGGGATAAACAACCTCACATAATTGCTTCACTTGGCGATGATGACTGGGGTTGGGAAGTAGAACTCGATCGCACTCCCGATTGGAGAGAGCAATTAATTGCCGAACTAAACGATCGTCCTATCGGATTTATTCAGATTATCGATCCAGCAAAAGAAGATAGTCACTATTGGGGTAAGGTTGCAGAGAATTTACGCGCGATCGATATTTGGATTGGGAAAGAGTCAAATTTGGGCAAAGGCTATGGAACAAAAATGATGCAGCTTACTCTTAATCGATGTTTTGCCAATCGTTTAGTGACTGCTGTATTAGTCGATCCTTTATCTAGTAATACCCGCGCTCATCGCTTTTACAAACGCTTAGGGTTTAAATTTGTCGAGCAGCGAAGATTTGGTAATGATGACTGCTTTGTTTACTGTTTGAAGCGAGAAGATTGGCAAGGCGAAACTGTAACCAAATTTTAG
- a CDS encoding alpha-D-ribose 1-methylphosphonate 5-triphosphate diphosphatase has translation MQEQIYTNYRLLLPTEEVLGTIAVKDGIIVDIQPGIISQGQDGAGNYLLPGLIELHTDNLEKCISPRPGVRWNLDAAAVNHDRDLISSGITTVCDAIAIGDVTPKQDSLRLHHYAPIIDAVSEGQTAGRFSANHLLHLRCELGYEHLYQTIEPLTHHPLLALISLMDHTPGQRQFINVDKYKQYYVGKHGVPIEKMEDFVTMRLENQRQYAKNNRQALVNLTQAKGISLASHDDATVEHVRQAIAEGVVLAEFPTTIDAAKEAHSNSLQVLMGAPNIVLGGSHSGNVSAMELVELDIVDIISSDYVPRSLLQSIFIICQQTNKPLYEAIALVTLNAAKAINLDIEIGSLEVGKKADFISVHDDGIVPRILEVYKQGKRVA, from the coding sequence ATGCAGGAACAGATATACACTAACTACCGCTTGCTCTTACCAACCGAAGAAGTTTTAGGCACGATCGCAGTCAAAGATGGTATTATTGTCGATATTCAGCCAGGAATAATATCTCAGGGACAAGACGGCGCGGGTAATTATCTGTTACCAGGGTTAATCGAATTGCATACGGATAACTTAGAAAAGTGTATTTCTCCTCGTCCTGGGGTAAGGTGGAATTTAGATGCAGCAGCAGTAAATCACGACAGAGATTTGATTAGTTCTGGGATTACCACAGTCTGTGATGCGATCGCTATAGGCGATGTTACCCCCAAACAAGACTCGTTACGCCTCCATCATTATGCACCGATAATAGATGCCGTCTCCGAAGGACAAACCGCAGGAAGGTTTAGTGCAAATCACCTTTTGCATTTGCGTTGCGAACTGGGTTACGAACATCTCTACCAAACTATCGAGCCACTAACACATCATCCATTATTAGCACTAATATCTTTGATGGATCATACTCCTGGTCAGCGTCAGTTCATTAACGTCGATAAATACAAGCAATATTATGTAGGCAAACATGGCGTACCAATAGAAAAGATGGAAGATTTTGTAACCATGCGTCTAGAAAATCAACGACAGTACGCTAAGAACAATAGACAGGCTTTAGTAAACCTAACCCAAGCAAAAGGGATATCCCTAGCCAGTCATGATGATGCTACCGTAGAACACGTCAGACAGGCGATCGCTGAAGGGGTAGTATTGGCAGAATTTCCCACTACCATTGATGCGGCTAAAGAAGCACATAGTAATAGTTTGCAGGTGCTAATGGGTGCGCCAAATATAGTTTTGGGTGGTTCTCATTCGGGTAACGTATCGGCAATGGAATTAGTCGAACTAGATATTGTAGATATTATTTCTTCTGACTATGTACCTAGAAGCTTATTGCAGTCGATATTTATTATCTGCCAGCAAACTAATAAGCCACTGTATGAAGCGATCGCGTTAGTTACTCTCAATGCAGCTAAAGCAATTAATTTAGATATTGAAATTGGTAGTTTGGAAGTAGGTAAAAAAGCCGACTTTATTAGCGTACATGATGATGGCATCGTTCCCAGAATTTTAGAAGTATACAAACAAGGAAAACGAGTTGCCTAA